One Bradyrhizobium sp. CCGB12 genomic window carries:
- a CDS encoding integrase core domain-containing protein, translating into MRDNSFDRTIERNYLQKWRFLIAEYEEVKAGRSATFRRVGDFYKHHGTCSQTFRKYYNRYLRSGAEADLLPQRRGPKWRERREPQGIEAEIVACRTRGMNRYEVHAALRERRDTVPSLSTIYRVFKRNQLNRRTPTMREEKRRIIKDKIGELGHVDLHQLSRDMFLAPPSSPAFIVSLVDSCSRLAWAEVLTSKKALPVMFKTLKMINTLNVTYGIQFAEILSDNGAEFASRNTPEEHPFEAMLIELGIKHRYTRPYRPQTNGKVERFWRNLDDDVIEGATFDNLDHFANELFEYVIYYNNFRPHQALGGKTPKEFAEAQT; encoded by the coding sequence ATGCGCGACAACAGCTTCGACCGGACGATTGAGCGGAATTATCTTCAGAAGTGGCGGTTCCTGATCGCCGAGTATGAGGAGGTGAAGGCCGGGCGGTCGGCGACGTTCCGCCGGGTGGGAGACTTCTACAAGCACCACGGCACCTGCTCGCAGACCTTCCGGAAGTACTACAACCGCTACCTGCGGAGCGGCGCGGAGGCTGACCTGTTGCCGCAACGCCGCGGACCGAAGTGGCGCGAGCGCCGCGAGCCGCAAGGCATCGAGGCGGAGATCGTTGCTTGCCGAACGCGCGGCATGAACCGGTACGAGGTCCACGCTGCCTTGCGCGAACGGCGAGATACGGTACCGTCGCTCTCGACCATCTACCGGGTCTTCAAACGCAATCAGCTCAACCGCCGCACCCCGACGATGCGCGAGGAGAAACGTCGTATTATCAAGGACAAGATCGGCGAGCTCGGCCATGTCGACCTGCACCAGCTGTCCCGCGACATGTTCCTGGCGCCCCCCTCAAGCCCCGCCTTTATCGTCAGCCTGGTCGACAGTTGCTCGCGCCTGGCCTGGGCCGAGGTGCTGACTTCAAAAAAGGCCCTGCCGGTCATGTTTAAGACCTTGAAGATGATCAACACGCTCAACGTCACCTATGGGATCCAGTTTGCCGAGATCCTGTCCGACAACGGCGCGGAGTTCGCATCCCGCAACACGCCTGAAGAGCATCCCTTCGAGGCCATGCTGATCGAGCTCGGCATCAAGCATCGCTACACCAGACCCTACCGGCCGCAGACCAACGGCAAGGTCGAACGCTTCTGGCGAAACCTGGACGACGACGTCATCGAAGGCGCAACCTTCGATAACCTGGACCACTTCGCCAACGAGCTGTTCGAGTACGTGATCTACTACAATAACTTCAGGCCCCATCAGGCCCTCGGCGGCAAGACACCGAAGGAATTTGCCGAGGCCCAGACCTAA